A window of Apium graveolens cultivar Ventura chromosome 8, ASM990537v1, whole genome shotgun sequence contains these coding sequences:
- the LOC141677969 gene encoding lipid phosphate phosphatase 2-like translates to MAWKDIFSVTKFREAFQGRTTEVELGMHTIRSHGTTVARSHKHDWFILLILVVIEIILNIIHPFYRFVGKDMMSDLKYPMKDNTVPIWAVGVYAVLLPIIIFNLFYIRRRSVYDLHHSILGLLFAVLITGILTDSIKLAVGRPRPDFFWRCFPDGKDLYDQFSNVVCHGKTHEIREGHKSFPSGHTSWSFAGLGFLSLYLAGKIRAFDRKGHVAKLCIVYLPLLAAALVGVSRVDDYRHHWQDVFAGGLLGLVVATICYLQFFPPPYHPDGWGPYAHFDALDETRSNSLAAPPANGLEMHVMQFQTASNSEFMTVPLGPNSSSRLSDVEAGRM, encoded by the exons ATGGCTTGGAAGGACATTTTCTCAGTTACGAAGTTCAGAGAAGCATTTCAG GGAAGGACAACGGAGGTTGAGCTTGGTATGCATACTATCAGGTCTCATGGAACCACAGTTGCAAGGAGTCATAAGCATGACTGGTTTATCTTGCTCATACTTGTGGTCATAGAGATCATCTTAAATATAATACATCCTTTCTATCGCTTTGTTGGTAAGGATATGATGTCAGATCTTAAGTATCCGATGAAGGACAACACGGTGCCTATATGGGCAGTTGGA GTGTATGCAGTTTTGTTGCCTATTATCATTTTCAATCTCTTCTATATCAGGAGGAGAAGTGTTTATGACCTTCACCACAGTATTTTAG GACTCTTGTTCGCTGTACTGATTACTGGCATCCTTACGGATTCAATAAAGCTTGCAGTTGGCCGGCCTCGGCCTGATTTCTTCTGGCGCTGCTTTCCTGATGGCAAAGAT TTATATGACCAATTCAGCAATGTTGTTTGTCATGGTAAAACACACGAGATAAGGGAAGGGCATAAGAGTTTTCCAAGTGGTCATACTTCAT GGTCCTTTGCAGGGTTGGGATTTCTCTCTTTGTACTTGGCTGGAAAAATTAGAGCATTCGATCGCAAGGGACATGTAGCAAAACTTTGTATCGTTTATCTTCCTCTCCTTGCTGCAGCACTTGTTGGTGTATCTCGGGTGGATGACTATCGGCACCATTGGCAGGATGTGTTTGCTGGAGGTCTCCTAG GGCTTGTCGTGGCAACAATTTGTTATCTTCAGTTCTTCCCACCACCATATCACCCTGATG GATGGGgtccttatgcacattttgatGCTCTAGACGAGACACGTTCTAATTCACTCGCAGCACCTCCAGCAAATGGACTCGAAATGCATGTAATGCAGTTTCAAACTGCAAGTAACTCTGAGTTTATGACAGTACCTTTAGGCCCCAATTCAAGCTCGAGGCTGAGTGACGTGGAAGCTGGCAGAATGTAG